A genomic segment from Nicotiana sylvestris chromosome 1, ASM39365v2, whole genome shotgun sequence encodes:
- the LOC104248751 gene encoding ribosome biogenesis protein BOP1 homolog isoform X2 yields MTRFSLMIHQVNLDQKIVIYLGKRYMDVFVSSDGEDSFDAKSDNVSGNGASGSGIDDVEHGKGDDAGSDDSRTVVEESDSSEDEVAPRNTVGDVPLEWYKDEEHIGYDLAGKKIKKKEKQDKLDSFLASVDDSKNWRRIYDEYNDEEVELTKDEVKLVKRLLKGKAPHADFDPHAPYVDWFSWDDSKHPLSSAPEPKRRFIPSKWESKKVVQYVRAIRKGLIKFDEKPKEEPSAYLLWGDDSTAIDRQGLAYIPAPKPKLPGHDESYNPSLEYIPTQEDLNSYQLMFEEDRPKFIPKRFTSLRNVPAYEKAVKENFERCMDLYLCARVRKKRINIDPESLKPKLPSRKDLRPYPTSCYLEYKGHKGPVVSISTDSTGQWIASGSSDGTVRIWEVETGRCIRIWELGESVRHVSWNPMPERPILAVCMGEDVYLLNSGLGNAEEQNSLEELLSVETPSADDSDHDKTNVNWVQDDKNGGIRLKHFKTVSSVEWHRKGDYFSTLMPSGQSKAVLIHLLSKKQTQRIPFKLHGLPVSTAFHPSRSAFFISTKKNIRVYDLLNQKLIKKLETGVREVSSIAIHPGGDNLIVGSRDGKLCWFDMDLSSQPYRVLNCHPKDINKVAFHRSYPLFASSSDDCTAYVFHGMVYSDLNQNPLIVPLEILRGHASENGRGVMDCKFHPRQPWLFTAGADSVIKLYCH; encoded by the exons ATGACGAG GTTTTCTCTGATGATTCACCAAGTGAATCTGGATCAGAAGATAGTCATCTATCTGGGGAAGAGGTACATG GATGTTTTTGTATCAAGTGATGGTGAAGATTCTTTTGATGCCAAAAGTGACAATGTCAGTGGTAATGGTGCAAGTGGCAGTGGTATAGATGATGTTGAACACGGTAAAGGTGATGATGCTGGAAGCGATGACTCCCGCACAGTAGTTGAAGAAAGTGATTCATCCGAAGATGAG GTTGCTCCTCGTAATACAGTTGGAGATGTTCCATTGGAGTGGTACAAAGATGAGGAACATATTGGATATGACCTTGCAGGGAAGAAGATcaagaaaaaagagaaacaagATAAATTGGATTCATTTCTTGCCAGTGTTGATGATTCGAAGAATTG GCGTAGAATTTATGATGAATATAACGATGAAGAGGTTGAGCTCACGAAAGATGAAGTTAAGCTGGTCAAAAGATTGCTGAAAGGAAAGGCACCTCATGCTGATTTTGACCCACATGCG CCCTATGTTGACTGGTTTTCCTGGGATGATTCCAAGCATCCTCTTTCTAGTGCACCAGAACCAAAGAGACGTTTTATCCCTTCAAAATGGGAGAGTAAAAAG GTTGTCCAGTATGTGCGAGCAATTCGAAAGGGACTTATAAAGTTTGACGAGAAGCCAAAGGAAGAGCCAAGCGCCTATCTCTTATGGGGAGATGATTCCACTGCAATAGATAGACAGGGGTTGGCATATATTCCTGCTCCAAAACCAAAATTGCCTG GTCATGATGAGTCTTATAACCCTTCTTTAGAATATATTCCTACACAAGAGGATCTCAACTCATATCAGCTTATGTTTGAGGAAGACCGACCAAAGTTCATCCCGAAACG GTTCACATCGCTGAGAAATGTTCCAGCCTATGAGAAAGCTGTCAAGGAAAATTTTGAACGCTGTATGGATCTTTATTTATGTGCAAGAGTTCGGAAAAAACGT ATTAATATCGATCCCGAGTCTTTAAAGCCCAAGTTGCCAAGTCGCAAGGATCTCAGACCTTATCCAACGTCGTGTTATCTGGAGTACAAAGGTCATAAAGGTCCAGTTGTGTCAATTTCTACGGACTCTACTGGGCAGTGGATTGCTTCTG GTTCAAGCGATGGGACAGTGCGCATTTGGGAGGTTGAAACTGGAAGGTGTATAAGGATCTGGGAGCTGGGGGAATCCGTCCGGCATGTTTCGTGGAATCCTATGCCTGAACGTCCTATATTGGCAGTCTGCAT GGGAGAAGATGTATATCTTTTGAACAGTGGACTAGGCAATGCAGAAGAACAGAATAGTCTTGAAGAGCTTTTGAGTGTTGAAACACCATCAGCGGATGACTCTG ATCATGATAAAACCAATGTGAATTGGGTTCAAGATGATAAGAATGGAGGAATCAGGTTGAAGCACTTTAAG ACTGTTTCTTCAGTTGAGTGGCATCGGAAGGGCGACTATTTCTCAACTCTTATGCCCTCTG GCCAATCAAAAGCAGTTTTGATTCACCTGCTCTCAAAGAAACAGACTCAAAGAATACCATTCAAGCTTCATGGACTTCCAGTTTCAACTGCTTTCCATCCTTCTCGCTCTGCCTTCTTTATTTCAACGAAGAAAAATATTCGTGTTTATGATCTCTTGAATCAAAAGCTCATTAAGAAGCTAGAGACTGGTGTTCGTGAAGTCTCGTCTATTGCTATTCATCCTGGTG GTGACAATCTTATTGTAGGGAGTAGAGATGGAAAACTGTGCTGGTTTGACATGGACCTTTCATCTCAACCGTACAGAGTTCTCAA TTGTCATCCGAAGGACATCAACAAAGTGGCCTTTCATCGCTCCTATCCTTTGTTTGCTTCGTCTTCTGATGATTGTACTGCATACGTTTTCCATGGCATGGTTTATTCAGATCTAAACCAGAATCCGTTGATTGTACCTCTGGAGATTCTTCGTGGTCATGCCAGTGAAAATGGAAGAG GTGTCATGGACTGCAAGTTCCATCCTAGGCAACCATGGTTGTTTACTGCAGGTGCTGACTCTGTGATCAAGCTCTACTGCCATTAA
- the LOC104248751 gene encoding ribosome biogenesis protein BOP1 homolog isoform X1, whose translation MKVPKKSSLQKKLQKGVKKEETDNLLEKHKIEEAVETSKEAAEEENSVESPVVSDADDEVFSDDSPSESGSEDSHLSGEEDVFVSSDGEDSFDAKSDNVSGNGASGSGIDDVEHGKGDDAGSDDSRTVVEESDSSEDEVAPRNTVGDVPLEWYKDEEHIGYDLAGKKIKKKEKQDKLDSFLASVDDSKNWRRIYDEYNDEEVELTKDEVKLVKRLLKGKAPHADFDPHAPYVDWFSWDDSKHPLSSAPEPKRRFIPSKWESKKVVQYVRAIRKGLIKFDEKPKEEPSAYLLWGDDSTAIDRQGLAYIPAPKPKLPGHDESYNPSLEYIPTQEDLNSYQLMFEEDRPKFIPKRFTSLRNVPAYEKAVKENFERCMDLYLCARVRKKRINIDPESLKPKLPSRKDLRPYPTSCYLEYKGHKGPVVSISTDSTGQWIASGSSDGTVRIWEVETGRCIRIWELGESVRHVSWNPMPERPILAVCMGEDVYLLNSGLGNAEEQNSLEELLSVETPSADDSDHDKTNVNWVQDDKNGGIRLKHFKTVSSVEWHRKGDYFSTLMPSGQSKAVLIHLLSKKQTQRIPFKLHGLPVSTAFHPSRSAFFISTKKNIRVYDLLNQKLIKKLETGVREVSSIAIHPGGDNLIVGSRDGKLCWFDMDLSSQPYRVLNCHPKDINKVAFHRSYPLFASSSDDCTAYVFHGMVYSDLNQNPLIVPLEILRGHASENGRGVMDCKFHPRQPWLFTAGADSVIKLYCH comes from the exons ATGAAGGTTCCAAAGAAGAGTAGCCTTCAGAAAAAGCTGCAGAAAGGTGTAAAGAAAGAAGAAACAGATAACTTATTGGAAAAGCACAAGATTGAAGAGGCGGTAGAAACAAGCAAAGAAGCAGCAGAAGAAGAAAATTCCGTAGAATCTCCTGTTGTCTCTGACGCTGATGACGAG GTTTTCTCTGATGATTCACCAAGTGAATCTGGATCAGAAGATAGTCATCTATCTGGGGAAGAG GATGTTTTTGTATCAAGTGATGGTGAAGATTCTTTTGATGCCAAAAGTGACAATGTCAGTGGTAATGGTGCAAGTGGCAGTGGTATAGATGATGTTGAACACGGTAAAGGTGATGATGCTGGAAGCGATGACTCCCGCACAGTAGTTGAAGAAAGTGATTCATCCGAAGATGAG GTTGCTCCTCGTAATACAGTTGGAGATGTTCCATTGGAGTGGTACAAAGATGAGGAACATATTGGATATGACCTTGCAGGGAAGAAGATcaagaaaaaagagaaacaagATAAATTGGATTCATTTCTTGCCAGTGTTGATGATTCGAAGAATTG GCGTAGAATTTATGATGAATATAACGATGAAGAGGTTGAGCTCACGAAAGATGAAGTTAAGCTGGTCAAAAGATTGCTGAAAGGAAAGGCACCTCATGCTGATTTTGACCCACATGCG CCCTATGTTGACTGGTTTTCCTGGGATGATTCCAAGCATCCTCTTTCTAGTGCACCAGAACCAAAGAGACGTTTTATCCCTTCAAAATGGGAGAGTAAAAAG GTTGTCCAGTATGTGCGAGCAATTCGAAAGGGACTTATAAAGTTTGACGAGAAGCCAAAGGAAGAGCCAAGCGCCTATCTCTTATGGGGAGATGATTCCACTGCAATAGATAGACAGGGGTTGGCATATATTCCTGCTCCAAAACCAAAATTGCCTG GTCATGATGAGTCTTATAACCCTTCTTTAGAATATATTCCTACACAAGAGGATCTCAACTCATATCAGCTTATGTTTGAGGAAGACCGACCAAAGTTCATCCCGAAACG GTTCACATCGCTGAGAAATGTTCCAGCCTATGAGAAAGCTGTCAAGGAAAATTTTGAACGCTGTATGGATCTTTATTTATGTGCAAGAGTTCGGAAAAAACGT ATTAATATCGATCCCGAGTCTTTAAAGCCCAAGTTGCCAAGTCGCAAGGATCTCAGACCTTATCCAACGTCGTGTTATCTGGAGTACAAAGGTCATAAAGGTCCAGTTGTGTCAATTTCTACGGACTCTACTGGGCAGTGGATTGCTTCTG GTTCAAGCGATGGGACAGTGCGCATTTGGGAGGTTGAAACTGGAAGGTGTATAAGGATCTGGGAGCTGGGGGAATCCGTCCGGCATGTTTCGTGGAATCCTATGCCTGAACGTCCTATATTGGCAGTCTGCAT GGGAGAAGATGTATATCTTTTGAACAGTGGACTAGGCAATGCAGAAGAACAGAATAGTCTTGAAGAGCTTTTGAGTGTTGAAACACCATCAGCGGATGACTCTG ATCATGATAAAACCAATGTGAATTGGGTTCAAGATGATAAGAATGGAGGAATCAGGTTGAAGCACTTTAAG ACTGTTTCTTCAGTTGAGTGGCATCGGAAGGGCGACTATTTCTCAACTCTTATGCCCTCTG GCCAATCAAAAGCAGTTTTGATTCACCTGCTCTCAAAGAAACAGACTCAAAGAATACCATTCAAGCTTCATGGACTTCCAGTTTCAACTGCTTTCCATCCTTCTCGCTCTGCCTTCTTTATTTCAACGAAGAAAAATATTCGTGTTTATGATCTCTTGAATCAAAAGCTCATTAAGAAGCTAGAGACTGGTGTTCGTGAAGTCTCGTCTATTGCTATTCATCCTGGTG GTGACAATCTTATTGTAGGGAGTAGAGATGGAAAACTGTGCTGGTTTGACATGGACCTTTCATCTCAACCGTACAGAGTTCTCAA TTGTCATCCGAAGGACATCAACAAAGTGGCCTTTCATCGCTCCTATCCTTTGTTTGCTTCGTCTTCTGATGATTGTACTGCATACGTTTTCCATGGCATGGTTTATTCAGATCTAAACCAGAATCCGTTGATTGTACCTCTGGAGATTCTTCGTGGTCATGCCAGTGAAAATGGAAGAG GTGTCATGGACTGCAAGTTCCATCCTAGGCAACCATGGTTGTTTACTGCAGGTGCTGACTCTGTGATCAAGCTCTACTGCCATTAA